Sequence from the Thermococcus sp. EP1 genome:
TAAAGACATAAAACGTGAAATTGTAGAAAGGCTGAAAAATCCAGAGCAAAAGGTTATAGTTGAGTTAATCGTGGATGATGAGCTTTAACTTTTATAATATCTAAGGACAATTAGTTCTGGTGAGTCTTATGATAAATCGGGAGAGGCTTTTATCCCAAGGGGATATTAAAGCTAAAGAGATAGCTTTAACTCTCATGAATGAAGCCATAAGAAGTGCGGATCCTTACGAGGCCGTTAAGCGGGTATTAAAATTTGAGGATAATAAGGTTATTATCAAAGGAAAAGAATTCCCAATAAACGGTGGGATTTACGTCTTGGCCTTTGGAAAGGCTGCTTGTTCTATGGCTAAGGCCGTTGAAGAAGTCCTAGAGGGTAAAATAGTAGAGGGACTTGCTGTTACGAAGTATGGCTATGCCCTTCCATTAAAGAAAATTAGGGTGATTGAGGCTGGCCACCCAATTCCCGACGAAAACTCAATGAAAGGGGCCCAGTTGGGAGTTGAACTTGCTAAGAAAGTCGGGGAAAATGATATTCTCCTAGTGCTGATCTCGGGTGGTGGTTCAGCGCTCTTCATGCTCCCCGAGGATGGAATAAGCTTGGAGGACAAGATGAAAACAAATGAGCTCCTCCTCAAAAGTGGTGCTAAGATCTATGAAATTAACACCGTTAGAAAGCACATATCGAAAGTTAAAGGAGGAAAACTAGCTAAACTCGTTAAAGGGACTCTTATAAGCTTAATTCTTTCCGATGTGGTTGGTGATCCCCTCGAAGCAATAGCCTCTGGACCAACTGTAAAGGACCCAACCACTTTTCAAGATGCTTATAGGCTCCTAAAGCTCTACAACGTTTGGGGTAAGCTGCCTGAGAGTGTTAAAAGGCACATAGAACTTGGCATTAAGGGAGAGAGGGAAGAAACTCTAAAAGAGGATTTACCCAATGTGCACAATTTTCTTATAGCAAGCAATTCTCTTGCCTGCGAATCGGCAAAGAGAAAAGCGGAGGAATTAGGATTAAATGCTTACATTATAACGACCACGTTGGAGGGGGAAGCGAGAGAGGTTGCCATAGCCTTTGGTTCTATTATTGAGGAAATATATCATAGGGAAAGGCCCTTTAAGAGACCGTGTGTTCTAATAGCCGGTGGAGAGAC
This genomic interval carries:
- a CDS encoding glycerate kinase — protein: MINRERLLSQGDIKAKEIALTLMNEAIRSADPYEAVKRVLKFEDNKVIIKGKEFPINGGIYVLAFGKAACSMAKAVEEVLEGKIVEGLAVTKYGYALPLKKIRVIEAGHPIPDENSMKGAQLGVELAKKVGENDILLVLISGGGSALFMLPEDGISLEDKMKTNELLLKSGAKIYEINTVRKHISKVKGGKLAKLVKGTLISLILSDVVGDPLEAIASGPTVKDPTTFQDAYRLLKLYNVWGKLPESVKRHIELGIKGEREETLKEDLPNVHNFLIASNSLACESAKRKAEELGLNAYIITTTLEGEAREVAIAFGSIIEEIYHRERPFKRPCVLIAGGETTVTIEGEPGLGGPNQEFALSIARKISGLRGVAVLAMDTDGTDGPTDAAGGLVDSYTLETLKERGIDVEEFLKAHNAYEALKEANALLLTGATRTNVNSIVIAVIL